The sequence below is a genomic window from Mycobacteroides abscessus ATCC 19977.
TCACGACGCACCCAGTCTCAGCGCACGACGCATTCCAGACTCCTCAGTGAACCGGCATTCGCTGGCGCACTATGGGCTGCGGCGCCAATGAGCGTTGACGATAAATGATCAATCGTTAATTGAATAGTCGGTCATATTCTAAATCACACCGATCGGTATACTGTGCTCTGCGTCACACACTATGGGTGGTGTCGTCCGGTCCGCATCTCTACCTGGTGCTTCCGCCCCGAATCGTGCAGTAAACAACTGGTTTTGAGACTAGTTACGGCGCGTGGGTACCTCCGGGCGCGGCCTCACCGCATCATCGTGCCCGCATTCCCGAAGATCACCACTGTCCCTGTTTCCGGAGTGCCACCACCACGGCAACAGTCGCCGCCCCTCGGCGCCACCGTGCGCCCAGACGTCAGAATTGTTTGCTATACGAGTGCGCCCAAATAGCCTGCGTTGTCGCCGTCTATTCGTCGAGCCCGTGCTCTATCGCGTAGCGCGTCAGCTCGACACGATTTCCCAATTGCAGCTTCCGCAGCGTCGACTGCACATGGTTCTCGACAGTCCGGTGGCTCAGCGAAAGCCGGGTGGCGATCTGCTTGGCACTCAGCCCCTTTGCGACGAGCCGCAGTACCTCGGTTTCCCGATCGGAGAGCCGCGGAGTTTCATCGGCATCGGCAGCGGGCGCGCTCGACATGCGCCGAAATTCACCGAGCACCAGCCCTGCCAGGCCCGGCGTGAACACCGCCTGCCCCTTGGCTGTGGCCCGTACCGCGTCGATAAGTTCTGCGGCCGAGGCACTTTTGACCAGATACCCAGTCGCGCCGGCCTTCACCGCCTCCAGCACATCCTCGCGTTCCGCAGAGGCGGAGAGCACCAAGATATGGCTGTGCGGGGACGCCGACAACACCGCGGCAGTGGCCTGCGCACCATCGCCATCGGTCAGCTGCATATCCATCAGCACCACATCTGGTTTCACCGTCGCGGCGATTCGACCGGACGAGGCAACACCGTCTGCGGTTGCCACCACCCGTAACCCGGCGGCCTGCAGATCACGCGACACTCCGTCGCGCCACATGGGGTGGTCATCGACCACCATCACCGAAATCTGTTCGCTGTCAGTATTTCCTGTCATGCCCCCACCTCCTGAGACTTGGGGACCGTGATCTCCCACTCGGTGCCCGCCCCGGGGCCCGTCTCCAACAGGACCGCCCCGCCCAGGTCCGCGACCCGGCCCAGGATGGACCGGGACACCCCCATCCGCCCCTCTCGCTCGGCCTGATCCAAACGGCCGTCTGCGATCCCGCTCCCGTCATCACGCACCGTCACCACCACCGAGTCCACCAGATCCTCGATCAACACGTACGCGTGCGCCTGGGGTCCCGCGTGCAATGCCACATTGGACAGTGCACTGCGCACTACGGCCGCCAGCTCGCTGGCCATGTGCTGACCAATCAGTACCGGTGCGCCTGGGGCAGAGACCGACACGGTGGTACTGGCTTGGGTACGCAGCAGCGGGCGAAGATCGACCAACTCGTCATCGGCAAGCGTGGTCTGTGTCGCACCGGAGATGAGCTCCCGCAGCGCGATCTCCTGCTCACCCGCAATGGCCGCCAATTCGGCTGTGGGACCGCCTATCTCGGTGCCCCTGCGCTTGACATACGACAGCACCTGCAGCACTCCGTCATGTACTTGACGGGAGAGCCGTTCGCGCTCGATCGCGGCCGCCGCAGCACGCTCGGCACGCCGCAGCTCATGGAAGGTGCGCTTCGCGGTGGTCGATGCCGCCCCGATCGCGAGCCCCACCACCACCAAGGCCGGCATCGTCGCGTCGAGCCACAGCGCGCTGACCGGCAGACCACGCGCGGCGATGCTGACCGCGGCGAGCACGAAACCGGAGATGACTCCGGCGAGCTGACCGCGCAGCAGACCCATGGACACCACCGCGTTGGCCACCCATAACGTTGTCGGGAGGGTTTGATGCCCGCTGTACCACTGGACATCGACCACCAGCCGCCCGGCCAGCATCAGCGCGATCACAATCGCCTGATCGCACAACACCAGCTGCCAACGGCGAAACCAGTTGCGTGACAGCGCGACCGCCGCGAACCCGGTCCACATCGCCATGACGGCATACAGCGCCCAGCTCAGCCCCTGTCGTTCGTAATTGGTGTACGACGCCAACTGCGATGCCAACAGGGCATACCCAAAACTGGCCAATCGGAACACTTGGGCGGCACGCCACAGCGACGCCGTCGGGTCACTACCGCTCATCCATCGTGGGACGGTTCCGTTTTTGGATCCCATCGGAATACGTCAGTCCTTGGGCGGTGCCGGACCGAGCTCTGGTACCCCGTTGCCCGGCTTAGCGCCGAGCGCGGATGGTCCGCCGTCGGGCACCATCTCCGGGTCAAGAACCTCTGCTTCCTCTTCTCCTTCACGCAGATACGGGTCGTCGGCGTCGAAGGGTTCGATGAGCGCCCGGATGGCGGTATTGAGTACCGCGACCGTCGGTACCGCGAGGAGCGCGCCGATGATTCCGCCCAATACACCGCCCGCGGCGATGGCCAGCACCACGGCGAGCGCATGGATCTGGACGGCATGCCCCATGATGAGTGGCTGCAGCACATGGCCTTCCACCTGCATCACCACGATGACGATGACCAAGATCATGGCCGCGGTGAAGGCACCTTTGGTGATGAGCGCGATGAATACCGCGACGAATCCGGAGATCGCCGCACCGATGATCGGGATGAACGCACCCAGGAACACCAGCGAGGCCAGGGGAAGCGCCAGCGGCACACTGAAAGCCGCCAGACCCACGCCGATACCGATGGCGTCTACCAGTGCCACCGCAACGGTGGCGCGCACATAACCGATCAGCGATCCGAAGCCGAGGACTCCGGCACGACGCACCCGCGGACGCACCGCCGTCGGGAAGATCCTGGTGACAAATTCCCAGATCTCCTTGCCGCCGTAAAGGAAGAAGATGGTGGTGAACAAGGTCAGCACGGCACCGGTGATGATCTCGGTGACGGTGGTGGCTGTGGCCAGCGCCCCGCTGGTGACCCTGCCCTGGTTGTCCTTTATGGTGTTCACCAGCGCATCACCGGCCTTGCCGATCTGGTCCTCGCTGATGTGGAACCTGCTGTGAATTGCCCAGTTCTTGAGCGACTCGATGCTGTTGGTCAGCTGAGCCGACAGGTCCGGGAGACCCTTGATGAACTGGTCCACCACAAACGTCAGGATTCCGACGATCGCCGCGGTACCGGTGAGCAGCACCACGACCACCGCCAACGAGCGCGGAATCTTATGCCGCTGAAGGAAGTTGACCGTCGGCACCAGCAGCGCCGAGCCCATGAGAGCCAACAGCAGCGGGATGGTGATGGTCTTGAGGTGCCAGAACAACCACAGAACCGTCAACCCAAAGGCAAGCAGCACCAGCAGGCGCCAAGCCCACGCGGCCCCCTTGCGCACATACGGATGAACCGACTCGGCTGCGTCAGCGTGCGTCATGCGCTGAGCCTAACGGCGATGAGCCGCTCGCGCGAAGAACCTGGCAATCAGCAACTATCCCTACGGCGCGGGCTCGGCCAGTACCTCCGAGAGCCACTTCACGACCAACTCGGGCTGCTCGTCGACGATGAAGTGACCGCAGTTGGGCACTTCGGTGATGTTCAGGTCATCCGCATGGTCCTTGAAACCATCGAGCAAGGACGGATGCACAGCCACGTCATCGAGACCGAACAGCACGCGCACGGGCATGGTCAGCTTCTGGTCGTCATAGGGGCCCCGCGCGAGGTTGGCGAACTCCTTGCCGACCATGGACCGATAGATCTTGGACCCCGCCACCCGACGGTCACGATCCCGGAAACAGCTACGGAAGAAGTCCACCGACTCCTTGGGCATGCCGCTGCGGCGAATGAACCACCACAACGTCGGCGACAGATGTGAAAGAGGCCCGACCACCGGGGCCCCGACGACGAGTTGGTAGGCCAGCTTGTGCGCGTACCGGGCGACGCGGCCCGGCTGCTGCCACACCGGAGGAATGTTGAGCACAACCAGCCGCCGAATGCGTGACTGCGCCTTCAACGCGACCAGCTGCGCGGTCCATCCACCCCAGTCGTGGCCGACCAGGTCGAACGATTCGAGCCCCAGTGCGTCGGCCGCGGCCAGCACGTCGGAGGCGAACTGCTCTTTCTCGTAACCCGCCGGAGCCACCTCGCTCCAGCCCGCTCCGCGCAGATCCATGGCATGCACGCGGTATCCGGCGGCCGCCAGGGCTGGGATCACCTTGTGCCACATCCACCAGTTCTCGGGCCAGCCATGTAACAACACCACCGCTCGTCCGTCCTGCGGCCCGGCGACCGCGACATGGATTTTCACGTCGCCTGCTTGTACGTATTGGTGCTCGACACCATCGAGAACGGGCATGCTGCGCTGCGTCATGGACCGAACCCTACCGCGCAGTAGGTTCCGTGGCACTACCGTCCCTGGGCCACAACACCAGCCCGGCCTGCGTATACGCATCCTCTGGCGCAAGAAGAACTGGCATGCTTCGTCATGTCGTGGAATTCGGAGTACAACGGGAGTAGACCGATCGGAATACCTGGGTGATGGAACGGCTGCGCGAATGGTTTCGGGCCATGCATGTACTGGGCCCCCGTTGGAGCGTGTTCGTGGCGTCCATGGTCGGCATCAACGCCGCCACTCTCCTGTTGTTGTTCTACTTCTTGCGCCACTGGATGCCGTTCAAACGGCCCGCCGGAGACTGGGTCTTTGAAAACGGGCCTCCACTGTTCTGGCTTCTGTTCGGGATCATGATCGTCACCAGCGTCGGCTGGGCGCTGCATATGGAACACCGGTTGGCCCGCTGGTACTGCCGGGGCGGGCCGCCCACCGCGCTGGAATTACGCACCGCGCTGACCGCACCCCTGCAACAGTCGCTACTGCACCTCGGCGGCTGGGCCATCGGCGCGACAGTCTTCATCGCGGCGGGTGCCATGCACGACTCCAAGTGGACTCTGGCCACCATCATCGGGTGCGTGCAATCCGCGACCGCCAGCTTCGGCATCACCTACCTGCTCGGCGAGCGCATTCTGCGCCCCATCGCGGCCAAAGCGTTGAGCGCCAGCGAGTTTCACGGACGATTCGCACCCTCTGTGTTTGTGCGCGTACGCCTGAGCTGGTGGATCGGCACCTTGGCGCCTGCGATCGGGATCATCGCGCTGTGCGGCATGGCCCTCTGGAAGCCGGAGGACCTGACCTCGACACGCGACCTTGCCCTCACCGTCCTGCTCATCGTTTCGACCACCCTGGTCGGCAGCTACGGACTCGCCCTACTGACCGCCGGGCAGCTCGCCGACCCGGTGCGCCAGCTGCGCACCGCCATCAGCGATGTGGCACAAGGCGACTTCAACGCGCGCGTCGAGGTCTATGACGGCAGCGAGCTCGGCGTACTGCAGGCGGGCTTCAACCGGATGATGCAGGTCGGCGAGGAGCGGCGTCAGCTGCGCGAACTGTTCGGCAAGCATGTGGGCGCCGACGTCGCCAGCCAGGCGCTGCAACTGGGAACCAACCTTGGTGGCGAGAATCGTTATGTCGCAGTGTTCTTCGTCGACATGATCGGGTCAACGTCCATGGCCGCGGACCGCGACCCCGAAGAGGTTCTCACGATCCTCAACGACTTCTTCCGCATCGTGGTGGAGGTGGTCGACAGTCGCGGCGGGTTCGTCAACAAATTCGTCGGCGACGAGGCCCTGTCGGTGTTCGGTGCGCCCCTGCACCGCCCGGACGCCACCACGGCGTGCCTGGCGGCCGCACGTGAACTGCGCGACCGGCTCAATGAGGACTTCCCGCATCCATTCGAGTTCGCGATCGGGGTATCCGCGGGACTCGCGGTCGCCGGGAATGTGGGAGCCACCGCGCGCTATGAGTACTCGGTGATCGGCGACCCTGTGAACGAGGCCTCACGACTCACCGAACTCGCCAAACACCGCCCGAGCCGGCTACTGGCATCCACCAACGCGCTGTATTTCGCCGACCCGGACGAACAGAAACACTGGGAACACGGTGACTCTGTGCTGCTCCGGGGCCGTACCAGGGCGACACACCTAGCGTGGCCTGCGGGAACCTAAAAGAAGTGACCAGCCTGCGCCGTTACTGTGGTGCCCGTGCCCCCGTCCGACGACCGAGACCCTGACCGTCTGGAAGGCGGCTGTACGCCGCCCGACCCGAACGGCCCGGACTCGTGCCCGGACGACCCCGAGGCGGACACCGCTCCCCAACCCGTCATCAAGCGCCGGGGGAAGTACTGGTGGATTCGCTGGGCAATTCTCATCGTGCTGGCGATCGTGCTCGCGGTGGAGATCGGGTTTGTCTCCGACCAGCTGGACCGGGCCTGGCGCAGCCTGAAGACCGCCAACCCCTGGTGGGTGCTGGCGGCGGCGCTGGCCGCGATGGCATCGATGCACAGCTTCGCCCAGATCCAGCGGACGCTGCTGCGCTCGGCAGGGGTGAAGATCCGTCAGTGGCGTTCCGAGGCCGCCTTCTATGCGGGTAACGCGTTGAGCACCACCTTGCCCGGCGGCCCGGTGCTGTCGGCCACCTTTATCTATCGACAACAGCGGCTGTGGGGAGCCACCCCGGTGGTGGCGTCCTGGCAGCTGGTGATGTCCGGGGTGCTGCAGGCGGTGGGCCTGG
It includes:
- a CDS encoding response regulator, producing MVVDDHPMWRDGVSRDLQAAGLRVVATADGVASSGRIAATVKPDVVLMDMQLTDGDGAQATAAVLSASPHSHILVLSASAEREDVLEAVKAGATGYLVKSASAAELIDAVRATAKGQAVFTPGLAGLVLGEFRRMSSAPAADADETPRLSDRETEVLRLVAKGLSAKQIATRLSLSHRTVENHVQSTLRKLQLGNRVELTRYAIEHGLDE
- the macS gene encoding MacS family sensor histidine kinase, whose protein sequence is MGSKNGTVPRWMSGSDPTASLWRAAQVFRLASFGYALLASQLASYTNYERQGLSWALYAVMAMWTGFAAVALSRNWFRRWQLVLCDQAIVIALMLAGRLVVDVQWYSGHQTLPTTLWVANAVVSMGLLRGQLAGVISGFVLAAVSIAARGLPVSALWLDATMPALVVVGLAIGAASTTAKRTFHELRRAERAAAAAIERERLSRQVHDGVLQVLSYVKRRGTEIGGPTAELAAIAGEQEIALRELISGATQTTLADDELVDLRPLLRTQASTTVSVSAPGAPVLIGQHMASELAAVVRSALSNVALHAGPQAHAYVLIEDLVDSVVVTVRDDGSGIADGRLDQAEREGRMGVSRSILGRVADLGGAVLLETGPGAGTEWEITVPKSQEVGA
- a CDS encoding AI-2E family transporter, which translates into the protein MTHADAAESVHPYVRKGAAWAWRLLVLLAFGLTVLWLFWHLKTITIPLLLALMGSALLVPTVNFLQRHKIPRSLAVVVVLLTGTAAIVGILTFVVDQFIKGLPDLSAQLTNSIESLKNWAIHSRFHISEDQIGKAGDALVNTIKDNQGRVTSGALATATTVTEIITGAVLTLFTTIFFLYGGKEIWEFVTRIFPTAVRPRVRRAGVLGFGSLIGYVRATVAVALVDAIGIGVGLAAFSVPLALPLASLVFLGAFIPIIGAAISGFVAVFIALITKGAFTAAMILVIVIVVMQVEGHVLQPLIMGHAVQIHALAVVLAIAAGGVLGGIIGALLAVPTVAVLNTAIRALIEPFDADDPYLREGEEEAEVLDPEMVPDGGPSALGAKPGNGVPELGPAPPKD
- a CDS encoding alpha/beta fold hydrolase; the encoded protein is MTQRSMPVLDGVEHQYVQAGDVKIHVAVAGPQDGRAVVLLHGWPENWWMWHKVIPALAAAGYRVHAMDLRGAGWSEVAPAGYEKEQFASDVLAAADALGLESFDLVGHDWGGWTAQLVALKAQSRIRRLVVLNIPPVWQQPGRVARYAHKLAYQLVVGAPVVGPLSHLSPTLWWFIRRSGMPKESVDFFRSCFRDRDRRVAGSKIYRSMVGKEFANLARGPYDDQKLTMPVRVLFGLDDVAVHPSLLDGFKDHADDLNITEVPNCGHFIVDEQPELVVKWLSEVLAEPAP
- a CDS encoding adenylate/guanylate cyclase domain-containing protein — its product is MMERLREWFRAMHVLGPRWSVFVASMVGINAATLLLLFYFLRHWMPFKRPAGDWVFENGPPLFWLLFGIMIVTSVGWALHMEHRLARWYCRGGPPTALELRTALTAPLQQSLLHLGGWAIGATVFIAAGAMHDSKWTLATIIGCVQSATASFGITYLLGERILRPIAAKALSASEFHGRFAPSVFVRVRLSWWIGTLAPAIGIIALCGMALWKPEDLTSTRDLALTVLLIVSTTLVGSYGLALLTAGQLADPVRQLRTAISDVAQGDFNARVEVYDGSELGVLQAGFNRMMQVGEERRQLRELFGKHVGADVASQALQLGTNLGGENRYVAVFFVDMIGSTSMAADRDPEEVLTILNDFFRIVVEVVDSRGGFVNKFVGDEALSVFGAPLHRPDATTACLAAARELRDRLNEDFPHPFEFAIGVSAGLAVAGNVGATARYEYSVIGDPVNEASRLTELAKHRPSRLLASTNALYFADPDEQKHWEHGDSVLLRGRTRATHLAWPAGT